The following coding sequences lie in one Mesorhizobium sp. NZP2298 genomic window:
- a CDS encoding Gfo/Idh/MocA family protein — protein MFRWGVLSTAKIGREQLLPAIVEAENGVLSAIASRDLSKAKALADRFGARHAFGSYEELLASKDIDGVYIPLPTSQHVEWTAKAIEAGKHVLVEKPLALDAKDILPLIKLRDAKKVLVCEAFMVIYHPQWIKVRDLIASGAIGRLRHVQGAFSYYNVDPNNMRNQLDLGGGALPDIGVYPTVSTRFSTGKEPSRVQATIERDKKFGTDIYSSIRADFGDFELSFYLSTQMAARQVMVFHGEKGFIEVFSPFNAGLYDHHRVELHNQNHTEAQVFRFPGTQQYRLEVETFARAAQGGKERVFTLEESVLNQKVIDAIFRAGGKDGWEAV, from the coding sequence ATGTTCCGATGGGGTGTGTTGTCGACGGCCAAGATCGGCCGCGAACAGTTGTTGCCGGCAATCGTCGAGGCGGAGAACGGCGTGCTGTCGGCGATCGCCAGCCGCGACCTGTCGAAGGCCAAGGCGCTGGCAGACCGTTTCGGCGCCCGCCACGCCTTCGGCTCCTATGAGGAATTGCTGGCTTCCAAGGATATTGACGGCGTCTACATCCCGCTGCCGACCTCACAGCATGTCGAATGGACGGCAAAGGCGATCGAGGCGGGAAAGCATGTGCTGGTCGAGAAGCCGCTGGCGCTCGACGCCAAGGACATTCTCCCCCTGATCAAGCTGCGCGACGCCAAGAAAGTGCTGGTCTGCGAAGCCTTCATGGTCATCTATCATCCGCAATGGATCAAAGTGCGCGATCTCATCGCCAGCGGCGCCATCGGCCGGCTGCGCCATGTCCAGGGTGCGTTCTCCTACTACAATGTCGACCCCAACAATATGCGCAACCAGCTCGATCTCGGCGGCGGCGCGCTGCCCGACATCGGCGTCTACCCGACCGTGTCGACGCGCTTTTCGACCGGCAAGGAGCCTAGCCGTGTCCAGGCGACGATCGAGCGCGACAAGAAATTCGGCACCGACATCTACTCCTCGATCCGCGCCGATTTCGGCGATTTCGAACTGTCCTTCTATCTGTCGACGCAGATGGCGGCGCGCCAGGTGATGGTGTTCCACGGCGAAAAGGGTTTCATCGAGGTCTTCTCCCCGTTCAATGCCGGGCTCTATGACCATCACCGCGTCGAATTGCACAACCAGAACCACACCGAAGCGCAAGTGTTTCGTTTCCCCGGCACGCAGCAGTACCGGCTGGAGGTCGAAACTTTCGCGCGGGCGGCACAGGGCGGCAAGGAACGTGTTTTCACTCTGGAGGAGTCCGTGCTCAACCAGAAGGTCATCGATGCCATCTTCCGCGCTGGCGGCAAGGACGGCTGGGAGGCCGTCTAA